ATCCGCGCCCACCACACCGATGGCGCCGACGAGCGCCGAGCCGATGAGCGGTTCGCCGGGAGTACGTAACAGGCGCCGCGCGATCTGCGGGGCGGCCAGCGCCACGAACGCGATCGGCCCGACCGCGGCGGTCGCCACCGAGGCCGCGACCACGGCCGCACCGATCAGCAGCGCCTGCTGGGATTGGATCCGCACACCGAGCATCCGGGTGGTCTCGGTGCCGAGCCGCAGCGCCGCCAAGGTACGGGCCGAAACTACCGCCACCACAACAACAAGCGCCAGCGCGAGCGCGGTCGGCACCAGCTTCGCCTTGTCGACGGCGTTGAGCGACCCGGTCAGCCACTGCTGCGCCCGCATCGCGTCCAGCAGGGACGCGCGGGCCACCAGCCAGCTCAGTGCGGCGACCATGACCGCGTTCACGCCGATGCCGATGAGCACCAGCCGCAAACCGGTGGCGCCACTTTCGCCGGTGCGACTGCGTCCCCAGGCGAGCAGATAGATCACCGCCGCGGTGAGCAGACCGCAGACGAGCGCCGCCAGCGGCGCACCGACGGTGGCCGCGAAACCCGTTGTCGCGCCGGTCCCCACGATCACGGCGACCGCACCGACACTTGCCCCGGTGGTGATACCGAGCATGTCCGGGCTGGCCAGCGGATTATGCAGAATCGATTGCGTGATCGCGCCCGAAATCCCCAGCGCCGCCCCGACGAGCACCGCGGTGAGCGCGCGCGGCAGACGCGAATCCAAGATGATGAACCGCTGCGAACGCGTTCCGCCGCCGGTGAGCACGTCCAGCACCCGGCTCAGCGGGATCTGCGAATCACCTTGCGCCACATCCCAGCAGAACGCGGCAAACAGCACGACCGCCAAGATCACGACGATCAGGACCATCCCCGGCCGCCACACCAGCGACATCGGGCCCAGGCGCATCGCGGGCCGAACCCGTTCCAGAGTCGCGCCGTCTACCCGCCCGATCTTCCCGCCATCCCGCTTGATCTTCCCGCGATCCCGCTTGATCTCCGCGCGATCCCGCTTGATCTCCGCGCGATCCCGCTTGATCTCCGCGCGATCCCGCCGGATCTCCCCGTCACCCCGGCGAACGCCGGGATCCACGCCTACACGTGAATCGCTCACAGGCTCACCAACTTCCGCCGGCGCACATACGCGATGAAGAATGGTGCCCCGATAGCCGCGAGCATAACGCCGACCTGGAGCTCGCCCGGCCGGTTGACGACCCGCCCCGCGGTATCGGCGACCAGTAACAACAGCCCGCCGAACAGCCCGGAATAAGGAATCAGCCAGCGGAAATCTGGCCCGGTGACCATGCGCGCGAGATGCGGCACGACCAGCCCGAGGAAGATGATCGGCCCCACCGCGGCAGTAGCCGCGCCACACAGCAACACGACCGCCGTGAGCCCCAGCGCCCGGCTGCGCCCGATGTGCACGCCGAGCCCGCGCGCCACCTCGTCACCGAGGGTCAGCAGATTCAGCCCCGGCCCGGCGGCGACCGCCAGCACCAACCCGATCACCAGGAACGGCAGCACCTGCCAGAACACCTGGGCATCGCGCCCGGCGACATCGCCGACCACCCAGAATCGGTAGGTGTCCAGCGCCGCGGGATCCAGCAGCACAACGGCATTCGTCATGGCCTGCAGGAACGCCGCCACGGCCGCTCCGGCCAGCACCAGGCTGAGCGGACCGGCCTTGCCGCCGCCCAGGGACGCCGCCCCGAAGACCACCAGGCCGGCGAGCAGCGCCCCCGCGAACGCGAACGCGATGTACTGCTGCGGAGCGGTGAAGCTGAACACGTAGATGCTCAGCGCTGCGAGAAAGGCCGCGCCCGAGTTCAATCCGAGCAACCCCGCGTCGGAGAGCGGATTACGGGTGTAACCCTGGATCAGCGCGCCGGTGATGCCCAGCGCCATTCCACAGACCAGCGCGAGCGCGGTGCGGGGCAGCCGGAGTTCGCGCACGATCTCTTCCGCCGTCGACTGAGCCGGGCACTGGAACGGCCCGCCCGCGCAGGTCAACGCGTTGTGCAGAGCGTCGTAAACCGCAGCGGGGGACAGCGACCGGGTCCCGATGGCAACGCTCGCGAGCACCGCGATGCAGAGCAGCGCGGCGCTGAGGAGAAGTCCGATAAGGCGACGTCGCCTGATCGTGCCAAGGGCTGTCACTGGGTCGAACTTCTCCTGACTGATTCCACACTCACTCTTGCTAGGTCTGGTAAGGCTAACCTATGTTCGGTGTCGACCCACAACGGAGCCGACACCGAGGAGGTTCGATGCTCGAGCC
This DNA window, taken from Nocardia sp. XZ_19_385, encodes the following:
- a CDS encoding iron chelate uptake ABC transporter family permease subunit; the encoded protein is MRLGPMSLVWRPGMVLIVVILAVVLFAAFCWDVAQGDSQIPLSRVLDVLTGGGTRSQRFIILDSRLPRALTAVLVGAALGISGAITQSILHNPLASPDMLGITTGASVGAVAVIVGTGATTGFAATVGAPLAALVCGLLTAAVIYLLAWGRSRTGESGATGLRLVLIGIGVNAVMVAALSWLVARASLLDAMRAQQWLTGSLNAVDKAKLVPTALALALVVVVAVVSARTLAALRLGTETTRMLGVRIQSQQALLIGAAVVAASVATAAVGPIAFVALAAPQIARRLLRTPGEPLIGSALVGAIGVVGADVAARTLFPVDLPAGIVTAACGGPFLLYLLVRMNRKATLS
- a CDS encoding iron ABC transporter permease, with product MTALGTIRRRRLIGLLLSAALLCIAVLASVAIGTRSLSPAAVYDALHNALTCAGGPFQCPAQSTAEEIVRELRLPRTALALVCGMALGITGALIQGYTRNPLSDAGLLGLNSGAAFLAALSIYVFSFTAPQQYIAFAFAGALLAGLVVFGAASLGGGKAGPLSLVLAGAAVAAFLQAMTNAVVLLDPAALDTYRFWVVGDVAGRDAQVFWQVLPFLVIGLVLAVAAGPGLNLLTLGDEVARGLGVHIGRSRALGLTAVVLLCGAATAAVGPIIFLGLVVPHLARMVTGPDFRWLIPYSGLFGGLLLLVADTAGRVVNRPGELQVGVMLAAIGAPFFIAYVRRRKLVSL